One segment of Castanea sativa cultivar Marrone di Chiusa Pesio chromosome 3, ASM4071231v1 DNA contains the following:
- the LOC142628004 gene encoding protein MEI2-like 4 isoform X1, with protein MPFEIMDLPGLSSSSYFSESLPNERQVGFWNSNNVSDGLVSGNSVASSPMEKLIPVESQTMKSQHPESFLIQDQRINFKLNRHAVGSGRASSHSLTLNTQPASYSEEGNKIDMMGAQYESSLFSSSLSDLFSRKLRLSSNNTLYGHSIGTVASHYEEEEPFESLEEIEAQTIGNLLPDDDDLLSGVTDGLDCIVQPSGGDDVEDLDFFSSVGGMDLGDDGSSAGQNNSEFPGVVSNGQPGESNGSIANEHPSGEHPSRTLFVRNINSNVEDSELRALFEHYGNIRTLYTACKHRGFVMISYYDIRSARNAMKALQNKPLRRRKLDIHYSIPKDNPSEKDINQGTLVVFNLDSSVSNDELRQIFGVYGEIKEIRETPHRSHHKFIEFYDVRAAEAALRALNRSDIAGKQIKLEPSCPGGSRRLMQQIPPELEHDDGGPYLQQNSPPIDLAIGFSGSILHGAITSGSMDHGTVLGARSAIQAPSMETALHHAISSSVPNSLPSLVKLESFSNQIGLAESGRSPGQLKFDIRGTPTFHPHSLPEYHDGLTNSVQLNSPGTVNPNINPSPPERFDNRQLRRVSSNGHPVELNEPVFGSAGNGSCPLSGHQYTWNSSYHHRPPGMMWPNSPSFVNGICGTHPAPRLHGPPRPSNMLNSVLPINNHHVGSAPAVNPSLWDRRHAYAGESPKANGFHPGSLENMRMSNNSLHGMEFVSHGIFPHVGGNCMDLHIPPKNIGLQSHHQRCMIFSGGGQMIPMMNSFDSPIERSRSRRNEGGSSQAENKKQYELDIDRIMRGEDNRTTLMIKNIPNKYTSKMLLAAIDERHRGTYDFIYLPIDFKNKCNVGYAFINMTDPSLIVPFYQAFNGKKWEKFNSEKVASLAYARIQGKSALIAHFQNSSLMNEDKRCRPILFNTDGPNAGDQVPFPMGVNVRTRPGKARTNTHEDSHQGSPPKLGNGEDYTGDASSGSSKELD; from the exons ATGCCATTTGAGATAATGGACTTACCAGGTTTGTCCTCATCGTCCTACTTCTCTGAAAGTCTTCCCAACGAG AGACAAGTCGGTTTTTGGAATTCAAATAACGTGTCTGATGGCCTCG TGAGTGGTAATTCAGTTGCTTCATCACCAATGGAGAAGCTTATACCAGTGGAAAGTCAGACAATGAAGTCCCAACATCCCGAGTCTTTCCTAATACAAGATCAGcggataaattttaaattaaataggCATGCTGTGGGATCAGGCAGAGCATCCAGTCATTCCTTGACTTTGAACACACAGCCAGCATCTTATTCTGAAGAAGGCAACAAAATTGATATGATGGGTGCTCAGTACGAGAGTAGTCTCTTCTCAAGTTCACTGTCAGATTTATTTAGTAGGAAGT TGAGATTATCATCAAATAATACCCTATATGGTCATTCTATTGGTACTGTTGCCTCCCACTATGAGGAGGAGGAACCTTTTGAGTCCCTTGAAGAAATTGAGGCCCAAACCATTGGAAACCTCCTCCCTGATGATGATGACTTGCTTTCTGGAGTGACTGATGGGCTTGACTGTATTGTTCAACCCAGTGGAGGGGATGATGTGGAGGACTTAGACTTTTTTAGTAGTGTTGGGGGAATGGATTTGGGAGATGATGGTTCATCTGCTGGACAAAATAATTCGGAATTTCCTGGAGTAGTTTCTAATGGTCAGCCAGGGGAATCAAATGGTTCAATAGCTAATGAACACCCATCTGGTGAACACCCTTCCAGGACATTGTTTGTCAGAAATATAAATAGCAACGTCGAAGACTCTGAGTTGAGGGCCCTTTTTGAG CACTATGGAAATATCCGTACTCTCTATACAGCTTGCAAGCATCGTGGTTTTGTTATGATCTCCTATTATGATATTAGATCAGCCCGAAATGCAATGAAAGCTCTCCAGAACAAACCACTAAGGCGTAGGAAGCTTGACATACATTACTCAATTCCGAAG GACAACCCTTCAGAAAAAGATATTAATCAGGGTACACTTGTGGTGTTTAACCTTGATTCCTCTGTTTCAAATGATGAACTCCGTCAGATTTTTGGTGTCTATGGAGAGATCAAGGAG ATTCGTGAAACTCCACACAGAAGTCATCacaaatttattgaattttatgaTGTTAGAGCTGCAGAGGCTGCTCTTCGTGCATTAAACAGAAGTGATATTGCTGGGAAGCAGATCAAGCTTGAGCCAAGCTGTCCAGGGGGATCAAGACG TTTGATGCAACAAATCCCACCAGAGTTGGAGCATGATGATGGTGGTCCTTATCTGCAACAAAATAGCCCTCCTATTGACTTGGCCATTGGCTTCTCTG GCTCAATTCTGCATGGGGCAATTACGTCTGGTAGCATGGATCATGGAACTGTTTTGGGGGCACGCTCTGCAATACAAGCTCCATCCATGGAAACTGCATTGCACCATGCGATCTCTTCTAGCGTTCCTAACAGCTTACCCTCTCTGGTGAAACTTGAATCATTTAGCAATCAGATTGGCCTTGCTGAGTCTGGACGTTCACCGGGACAACTGAAATTTGATATTCGAGGAACTCCAACTTTCCATCCTCATTCACTTCCAGAGTATCATGATGGCTTAACTAATAGTGTTCAGTTGAATTCTCCGGGCACTGTGAATCCAAACATCAATCCCAGTCCACCTGAAAGATTTGATAACAGGCAGTTGCGAAGAGTAAGCTCAAATGGGCACCCAGTTGAACTCAACGAACCTG TTTTTGGATCTGCTGGTAATGGGAGCTGTCCTCTTTCTGGACATCAATATACGTGGAATAGCTCCTATCACCATCGGCCTCCTGGCATGATGTGGCCAAACTCACCATCATTTGTCAATGGAATTTGTGGAACCCATCCTGCACCAAGATTGCATGGACCTCCTAGACCATCTAATATGTTGAATTCAGTTTTACCCATAAATAACCACCATGTGGGATCAGCACCGGCAGTTAATCCTTCTCTCTGGGATAGGCGACATGCCTATGCAGGAGAATCCCCCAAGGCTAATGGATTTCATCCTGGTTCCCTTGAGAACATGAGAATGTCTAATAATTCACTGCATGGGATGGAATTTGTTTCTCATGGCATCTTTCCTCATGTTGGTGGAAACTGTATGGACCTGCATATTCCCCCAAAAAATATAGGACTCCAATCCCATCATCAGAGGTGCATGATCTTTTCTGGTGGAGGTCAAATGATTCCAATGATGAattcctttgattctccaattGAACGATCTCGCAGCCGTAGAAATGAAGGCGGTTCTAGTCAGGCTGAGAACAAGAAACAGTATGAACTTGATATTGACCGCATAATGCGTGGAGAAGACAACCGAACAACACTTATGATAAAGAACATCCCTAACAA GTATACATCAAAGATGCTTTTGGCTGCAATAGATGAACGCCATCGAGGAACTTACGATTTCATCTATCTACCAATTGATTTTAAG AACAAATGCAATGTGGGGTATGCATTCATCAATATGACTGATCCTAGCTTGATCGTTCCATTCTATCAG GCATTCAATGGGAAGAAATGGGAGAAGTTTAATAGTGAAAAGGTGGCATCACTGGCATATGCTCGTATACAAGGCAAGTCTGCTCTCATTGCACATTTCCAAAACTCAAGCTTGATGAATGAGGATAAGCGATGCCGACCAATTCTCTTCAATACTGACGGCCCCAATGCTGGTGATCAG GTGCCTTTCCCAATGGGGGTTAATGTTCGTACCAGACCTGGAAAAGCTCGGACCAACACCCATGAGGACAGCCATCAAGGAAGTCCACCAAAATTGGGAAATGGGGAGGATTATACTGGAGATGCATCTTCAGGTTCTTCAAAGGAGTTAGACTAA
- the LOC142628004 gene encoding protein MEI2-like 4 isoform X2: protein MASMGDIIYFILQEVYVNIESKVSGNSVASSPMEKLIPVESQTMKSQHPESFLIQDQRINFKLNRHAVGSGRASSHSLTLNTQPASYSEEGNKIDMMGAQYESSLFSSSLSDLFSRKLRLSSNNTLYGHSIGTVASHYEEEEPFESLEEIEAQTIGNLLPDDDDLLSGVTDGLDCIVQPSGGDDVEDLDFFSSVGGMDLGDDGSSAGQNNSEFPGVVSNGQPGESNGSIANEHPSGEHPSRTLFVRNINSNVEDSELRALFEHYGNIRTLYTACKHRGFVMISYYDIRSARNAMKALQNKPLRRRKLDIHYSIPKDNPSEKDINQGTLVVFNLDSSVSNDELRQIFGVYGEIKEIRETPHRSHHKFIEFYDVRAAEAALRALNRSDIAGKQIKLEPSCPGGSRRLMQQIPPELEHDDGGPYLQQNSPPIDLAIGFSGSILHGAITSGSMDHGTVLGARSAIQAPSMETALHHAISSSVPNSLPSLVKLESFSNQIGLAESGRSPGQLKFDIRGTPTFHPHSLPEYHDGLTNSVQLNSPGTVNPNINPSPPERFDNRQLRRVSSNGHPVELNEPVFGSAGNGSCPLSGHQYTWNSSYHHRPPGMMWPNSPSFVNGICGTHPAPRLHGPPRPSNMLNSVLPINNHHVGSAPAVNPSLWDRRHAYAGESPKANGFHPGSLENMRMSNNSLHGMEFVSHGIFPHVGGNCMDLHIPPKNIGLQSHHQRCMIFSGGGQMIPMMNSFDSPIERSRSRRNEGGSSQAENKKQYELDIDRIMRGEDNRTTLMIKNIPNKYTSKMLLAAIDERHRGTYDFIYLPIDFKNKCNVGYAFINMTDPSLIVPFYQAFNGKKWEKFNSEKVASLAYARIQGKSALIAHFQNSSLMNEDKRCRPILFNTDGPNAGDQVPFPMGVNVRTRPGKARTNTHEDSHQGSPPKLGNGEDYTGDASSGSSKELD from the exons ATGGCCTCG ATGGGAGATATTATTTACTTCATCTTGCAGGAAGTCTACGTAAACATAGAGAGTAAAG TGAGTGGTAATTCAGTTGCTTCATCACCAATGGAGAAGCTTATACCAGTGGAAAGTCAGACAATGAAGTCCCAACATCCCGAGTCTTTCCTAATACAAGATCAGcggataaattttaaattaaataggCATGCTGTGGGATCAGGCAGAGCATCCAGTCATTCCTTGACTTTGAACACACAGCCAGCATCTTATTCTGAAGAAGGCAACAAAATTGATATGATGGGTGCTCAGTACGAGAGTAGTCTCTTCTCAAGTTCACTGTCAGATTTATTTAGTAGGAAGT TGAGATTATCATCAAATAATACCCTATATGGTCATTCTATTGGTACTGTTGCCTCCCACTATGAGGAGGAGGAACCTTTTGAGTCCCTTGAAGAAATTGAGGCCCAAACCATTGGAAACCTCCTCCCTGATGATGATGACTTGCTTTCTGGAGTGACTGATGGGCTTGACTGTATTGTTCAACCCAGTGGAGGGGATGATGTGGAGGACTTAGACTTTTTTAGTAGTGTTGGGGGAATGGATTTGGGAGATGATGGTTCATCTGCTGGACAAAATAATTCGGAATTTCCTGGAGTAGTTTCTAATGGTCAGCCAGGGGAATCAAATGGTTCAATAGCTAATGAACACCCATCTGGTGAACACCCTTCCAGGACATTGTTTGTCAGAAATATAAATAGCAACGTCGAAGACTCTGAGTTGAGGGCCCTTTTTGAG CACTATGGAAATATCCGTACTCTCTATACAGCTTGCAAGCATCGTGGTTTTGTTATGATCTCCTATTATGATATTAGATCAGCCCGAAATGCAATGAAAGCTCTCCAGAACAAACCACTAAGGCGTAGGAAGCTTGACATACATTACTCAATTCCGAAG GACAACCCTTCAGAAAAAGATATTAATCAGGGTACACTTGTGGTGTTTAACCTTGATTCCTCTGTTTCAAATGATGAACTCCGTCAGATTTTTGGTGTCTATGGAGAGATCAAGGAG ATTCGTGAAACTCCACACAGAAGTCATCacaaatttattgaattttatgaTGTTAGAGCTGCAGAGGCTGCTCTTCGTGCATTAAACAGAAGTGATATTGCTGGGAAGCAGATCAAGCTTGAGCCAAGCTGTCCAGGGGGATCAAGACG TTTGATGCAACAAATCCCACCAGAGTTGGAGCATGATGATGGTGGTCCTTATCTGCAACAAAATAGCCCTCCTATTGACTTGGCCATTGGCTTCTCTG GCTCAATTCTGCATGGGGCAATTACGTCTGGTAGCATGGATCATGGAACTGTTTTGGGGGCACGCTCTGCAATACAAGCTCCATCCATGGAAACTGCATTGCACCATGCGATCTCTTCTAGCGTTCCTAACAGCTTACCCTCTCTGGTGAAACTTGAATCATTTAGCAATCAGATTGGCCTTGCTGAGTCTGGACGTTCACCGGGACAACTGAAATTTGATATTCGAGGAACTCCAACTTTCCATCCTCATTCACTTCCAGAGTATCATGATGGCTTAACTAATAGTGTTCAGTTGAATTCTCCGGGCACTGTGAATCCAAACATCAATCCCAGTCCACCTGAAAGATTTGATAACAGGCAGTTGCGAAGAGTAAGCTCAAATGGGCACCCAGTTGAACTCAACGAACCTG TTTTTGGATCTGCTGGTAATGGGAGCTGTCCTCTTTCTGGACATCAATATACGTGGAATAGCTCCTATCACCATCGGCCTCCTGGCATGATGTGGCCAAACTCACCATCATTTGTCAATGGAATTTGTGGAACCCATCCTGCACCAAGATTGCATGGACCTCCTAGACCATCTAATATGTTGAATTCAGTTTTACCCATAAATAACCACCATGTGGGATCAGCACCGGCAGTTAATCCTTCTCTCTGGGATAGGCGACATGCCTATGCAGGAGAATCCCCCAAGGCTAATGGATTTCATCCTGGTTCCCTTGAGAACATGAGAATGTCTAATAATTCACTGCATGGGATGGAATTTGTTTCTCATGGCATCTTTCCTCATGTTGGTGGAAACTGTATGGACCTGCATATTCCCCCAAAAAATATAGGACTCCAATCCCATCATCAGAGGTGCATGATCTTTTCTGGTGGAGGTCAAATGATTCCAATGATGAattcctttgattctccaattGAACGATCTCGCAGCCGTAGAAATGAAGGCGGTTCTAGTCAGGCTGAGAACAAGAAACAGTATGAACTTGATATTGACCGCATAATGCGTGGAGAAGACAACCGAACAACACTTATGATAAAGAACATCCCTAACAA GTATACATCAAAGATGCTTTTGGCTGCAATAGATGAACGCCATCGAGGAACTTACGATTTCATCTATCTACCAATTGATTTTAAG AACAAATGCAATGTGGGGTATGCATTCATCAATATGACTGATCCTAGCTTGATCGTTCCATTCTATCAG GCATTCAATGGGAAGAAATGGGAGAAGTTTAATAGTGAAAAGGTGGCATCACTGGCATATGCTCGTATACAAGGCAAGTCTGCTCTCATTGCACATTTCCAAAACTCAAGCTTGATGAATGAGGATAAGCGATGCCGACCAATTCTCTTCAATACTGACGGCCCCAATGCTGGTGATCAG GTGCCTTTCCCAATGGGGGTTAATGTTCGTACCAGACCTGGAAAAGCTCGGACCAACACCCATGAGGACAGCCATCAAGGAAGTCCACCAAAATTGGGAAATGGGGAGGATTATACTGGAGATGCATCTTCAGGTTCTTCAAAGGAGTTAGACTAA
- the LOC142628064 gene encoding OVARIAN TUMOR DOMAIN-containing deubiquitinating enzyme 1, which produces MQNKDGPRADGDLEAATSNPTPDFDDWAKFGDDDIMQQQTAIRAEEAEKTPFVGDKEPLSSLAAEYQSGSPILLEKIKVLGEKYAAIRRTRGDGNCFFRSFMFSYLEHILESQDRAEVDRAKSNVEQCRKTLQSLGYADFTFEDFFALFLEQLESVLQGNGTSISQEELLLRSRDQSISDYVVMFFRFVTSGEIRKRSEFFEPFIMGLTNATVEQFCKSSVEPMGEESDHVHITALSDALGVPIRVVYLDRSSCDSAGVSVNHHDFIPAVGGLPNASGSTETVSPFITLLYRPGHYDILYSK; this is translated from the exons ATGCAGAATAAGGATGGGCCCCGAGCAGACGGGGACTTGGAGGCTGCAACATCCAATCCAACACCTGACTTTGATGATTGGGCAAAGTTTGGGGATGATGATATTATGCAGCAGCAAACTGCaatccgagctgaggaagccgaGAAAACCCCATTTGTAGGCGACAAG GAACCACTGTCTTCTCTGGCAGCTGAATATCAATCAGGGAGCCCCATcttgttggagaaaataaag GTGCTTGGTGAAAAGTACGCTGCCATTCGGCGAACAAGAGGAGATGGAAACTGCTTCTTTCGGAGCTTTATGTTTTCATACCTT GAGCATATTTTGGAATCGCAAGACCGAGCAGAAGTTGATCGTGCCAAATCCAATGTTGAGCAATGTAGAAAAACACTTCAGAGCTTGGGTTATGCAGACTTcacttttgaggatttttttgcG ttaTTCCTTGAGCAGCTGGAAAGTGTCCTTCAAGGCAATGGAACATCCATAAG CCAAGAGGAGCTTTTACTTAGGAGTCGAGATCAGTCAATATCTGATTATG TTGTAATGTTTTTCAGATTTGTTACCTCTGGAGAAATACGAAAGCGCTCAGAGTTTTTTGAACCTTTTATAATGGGATTAACAAATGCAACCGTAGAGCAG TTTTGCAAGTCATCAGTGGAGCCAATGGGTGAAGAGAGCGACCATGTGCACATTACTGCCCTGTCGGATGCATTGGGTGTGCCAATCCGTGTTGTGTACCTTGATCGCAGCTCGTGTGATAGTGCTGGTGTCAGTGTAAATCATCATGATTTTATTCCTGCTGTTGGCGGCCTTCCAAATGCTAGTGGTAGCACTGAGACTGTTAGTCCCTTCATTACCTTGTTATATCGCCCTGGTCACTATGATATTCTCTACTCAAAGTGA